Proteins encoded in a region of the Marinobacter gudaonensis genome:
- a CDS encoding DUF6160 family protein, translating to MAMSKTVSLLALLSAFSTAVQADLRPITDAQMSEVTGQAFVSVDRQYHPDSTNNTAYTRVNLGMDIDIQTNVDVLELGRYEREGEKPGTSDVYIEDFALGYINNQAYFDANPKAPRQRKPDGTPYAEGEIVPFSIQNPYLEFAFDQTTEEVVGFRFGFGEAMGVLSGKIETLTGNVNVDIIDRGEGLSQASSSGNFFDQVIVLLTPLLESGSPLSTKAELVYGAEGDPNIGSLDPVRAEYIGIPDGERFVLEGASGFTRWSVKNLIGWGSSSRIEVPDCSFFSCQGGDIYVYAEDCLVLGIDSCFDLDIYNSFPVGEVGEVNGERRITGPADGAFISFQTKDLEWLEDVRKSNLSPEDFIKATSGAFFNIPNGATEVNLNEALYGTQRYRTEYIDRGKGLF from the coding sequence ATGGCTATGAGTAAAACCGTTTCTCTACTCGCCTTGCTGTCTGCTTTCAGTACTGCAGTACAGGCCGATCTGCGTCCCATCACCGACGCGCAGATGTCGGAGGTGACCGGCCAGGCATTTGTATCAGTCGACCGCCAGTACCATCCCGACAGCACCAACAACACCGCCTATACCCGCGTAAACCTGGGCATGGATATCGACATTCAAACCAATGTTGATGTTCTGGAACTGGGCCGCTACGAGCGTGAGGGCGAGAAGCCCGGAACCTCCGACGTGTATATCGAGGATTTCGCGCTCGGCTACATTAATAACCAGGCCTATTTCGACGCAAACCCTAAAGCACCGCGCCAACGAAAGCCGGACGGCACCCCTTACGCGGAAGGCGAGATAGTGCCCTTCTCCATCCAGAACCCTTACCTGGAATTCGCCTTCGACCAGACCACCGAAGAAGTCGTGGGATTCCGATTCGGCTTCGGAGAAGCCATGGGTGTTCTCTCCGGCAAGATCGAAACACTGACTGGCAACGTCAACGTCGACATCATTGATCGGGGCGAGGGTTTGAGCCAGGCCAGTTCCAGCGGCAACTTCTTTGACCAGGTCATCGTTCTGCTGACCCCCCTGCTCGAGAGCGGTAGCCCACTTTCTACCAAGGCCGAACTGGTGTATGGCGCCGAAGGTGATCCGAATATTGGCTCGCTGGACCCGGTCCGGGCGGAGTACATCGGCATCCCGGACGGTGAGCGCTTTGTTCTTGAGGGTGCCAGCGGTTTTACCCGCTGGTCGGTAAAGAACCTGATTGGCTGGGGATCGAGTTCCCGGATCGAAGTCCCGGACTGTTCGTTTTTCAGCTGCCAGGGCGGTGACATCTATGTGTACGCGGAAGACTGCCTGGTACTGGGTATCGACTCCTGCTTCGACCTGGATATCTACAACAGTTTCCCGGTTGGAGAAGTCGGTGAGGTTAACGGGGAACGGCGGATAACCGGTCCTGCGGATGGTGCCTTTATCTCATTCCAGACCAAGGACCTGGAGTGGCTCGAGGACGTTCGCAAGTCGAACCTATCGCCGGAGGATTTCATCAAGGCGACTTCCGGCGCGTTTTTCAACATTCCCAACGGCGCTACCGAGGTCAATCTCAATGAGGCTCTGTACGGCACCCAACGGTATCGCACGGAGTACATTGACCGTGGCAAGGGTCTGTTCTGA